The sequence below is a genomic window from Acidobacteriota bacterium.
CCGCGCAGGACGTCCGGCGTCACGAGCTGCCGGACGGTCTGGCGCACCACCGTCGAGATCGTGTCCGTGAGCCCGACGAGCGCGAGCGCGGCGAACGTGAGAGCGAAGCTGCGCGAGAGGCCGAACACGATCGTGACGGCACCGTAGGCAGCGACGGCCCACAGGAAGACACGTCCCTGCCGCCGCGGCAGGCCCACGACCGACGTCCACACGGACGCCACGAGCGCCCCGATGCCCGGCGCGGCCCTCAGCCAGCCGTAACCGGCCGGCCCGACGAGGAGAATCCGGTCCGCGAAGACCGGCAGGAGGGACATCGAGCCCGCGAAGAACGTCGCGAAGAAGTCGAGCGTCATGGTCCAGACGAGGATCGGCGTCGAAAAGACGAACCGCAGCCCCTCGCGGAGCGACTCGATCGGGTGGTCCGGCGCACCCTCCCCGCGCTCGACGCGGCCCGACGCACGGAGCGTCGCGAGCGTGACGAGGACGCCCGCGAAGGACGCCGCGTTCAGGAAGTAGACGAGCGCGAGGCCCGCGGTGTGCGGGTTGGCGCTGCCCGCCGCCGGCGACGCGTGCGCCGAGAACGCGAGGATGAGGCCCGTGAGGGCGGGCCCGCCGATCGCCGCGAGCTGGAAGGCCGAGAGGAGGATCGCGAGCGCACCCGGAAGATCGCGCTCGGGGACGAGGCGCGGGACGAGGGACTGCCGGGCCGGGTTGTCGAACGCTCCCGCCGCGGACGTGAGTGCGGTCAACGCGTAGACGAGGCCGACGGTGTCGCGGCCGAGCACCGTCACGGCGCCGAGCGCCAGGGCGACGAGCGTCATCGCGGACTGTGTCGCGAGCATCACGCGGCGGCGGTCGTGGCGGTCGGCGACGAGGCCGCCGACGAGCGAGAGCGTCACGATCGGGACGACGCGAACGAGGCCCACGAGGCCGAGCGCGAGCGGCGAGCGCGTGAGCACCCACACGTGCCAGTCGATCGCGACGTTCTGCATCTGCGATCCGACGAGCGAGAGGAGCTGAGTGATCGCGAGGCGGCGGAAGTCGCGGTGCTTCAGCGCGTCGTACGGGCGCGGAGGAGGGGGCACGGCCGGAGTCTACGGGCGGGGATTCAGATCGTCTTCAGCCAGTCGGAGACGTCGGCGACCATCCGGTCCCACGACGGCGAGACGTAGAGCACGGGCTGGTACTGCGTCGGATCGTACGGCCGCGTCGAGGCGTCCGCGAAGTCCAGCGGCCGAAGCTCCGCCTCCGTCGTCATGCGCTCCATTTCGCCGAACGACGACAGAACGCCCGCGCCGTAAGTCCGAAGGGCGCCGTCCTCCTCGACGAGGCCGAACTCGAGCGTGTACCAGTAGACGAGCTCGAGGCGCTTCATTCCCTCGTCGCTCGCGCGCGCGGCCGCTTCGCCGAAGAGGCGCGACAGCCGGACGATGTCGGGGTGAAAGAGGCTCGCCGCATGGCCCACGAGCTCGTGAATCACGTCCGGCTCCGGCGTGTAGAACGGCACGGAGTGGTGGCGCATGTACTGCGTCGACAGGAAGACGCCCTGCGCCATCGCCGAAAGGAAGCCGCGCCCCTGGATGAGACCCGCGACGGGCAGCATCCGGAAGCCCGAGCGCGCGAGCGTGACGTTCACGTCCGCGAGCTGCGGAACGGCCGTGCGGTCGAGGGACAGCACCTTGGAGCTCTCGATCCACTCGCGGCAGGCGTGCGTCTCGTGAAGGGGCCCCAGCCGCTCCCACGTGAGCCGCCACACCGCCTGCTCCTCGGGCGTGTAGTCCACGCGCGGAATCGGGTCCCCGTCCCTGAAACGCAGCGCGTGGACGGCGATCTCGTTCCTTCTCACCCGATACACGGCATCCTTGAATCCCGGGTGATCGGGATCGAGGCGGACGATCTCGCCTTCGGTCGCGAGGACTTCCGAGAGATCTTTCACGGCCTGACTCTCATCGCGACCAGTCTCCCCTGTCGTAGCATCGCGGTCAATCCTCGGAGGTCACGAATGAACCTGACCCTTCTCGACTGGGCCATCGTCGTCGCGTATTTCGCCCTCTCGATCGGGATCGGCTTCGCGTTCACGAAGAAGGGCGGCGAGTCGCTCGAGGAGTACTTCGTCGCCGGGCGCAAGGTGCCCTGGTGGCTCGCGGGCGCCGCGATGATCGCGACGACGTTCGCGGCCGACACGCCGCTCGTCGTGACGGGCCTCGTCGCCGCGCACGGCGTGGCGGGCAACTGGATCTGGTGGAACTTCGTGATGTCGGGGACGCTCACGGTGTTCCTCTACGCGCGCCTCTGGCGCCGCGCGAAGG
It includes:
- a CDS encoding MFS transporter, with the translated sequence MPPPPRPYDALKHRDFRRLAITQLLSLVGSQMQNVAIDWHVWVLTRSPLALGLVGLVRVVPIVTLSLVGGLVADRHDRRRVMLATQSAMTLVALALGAVTVLGRDTVGLVYALTALTSAAGAFDNPARQSLVPRLVPERDLPGALAILLSAFQLAAIGGPALTGLILAFSAHASPAAGSANPHTAGLALVYFLNAASFAGVLVTLATLRASGRVERGEGAPDHPIESLREGLRFVFSTPILVWTMTLDFFATFFAGSMSLLPVFADRILLVGPAGYGWLRAAPGIGALVASVWTSVVGLPRRQGRVFLWAVAAYGAVTIVFGLSRSFALTFAALALVGLTDTISTVVRQTVRQLVTPDVLRGRMTGVNMIFFMGGPQLGELEAGFVASLFVSAAAGATFAVVSGGVGTILVAAFVAWRARSVRDYEWRAAEG
- a CDS encoding phenylalanine 4-monooxygenase yields the protein MKDLSEVLATEGEIVRLDPDHPGFKDAVYRVRRNEIAVHALRFRDGDPIPRVDYTPEEQAVWRLTWERLGPLHETHACREWIESSKVLSLDRTAVPQLADVNVTLARSGFRMLPVAGLIQGRGFLSAMAQGVFLSTQYMRHHSVPFYTPEPDVIHELVGHAASLFHPDIVRLSRLFGEAAARASDEGMKRLELVYWYTLEFGLVEEDGALRTYGAGVLSSFGEMERMTTEAELRPLDFADASTRPYDPTQYQPVLYVSPSWDRMVADVSDWLKTI